A single genomic interval of Aureliella helgolandensis harbors:
- a CDS encoding asparagine synthase-related protein — translation MQIDQDCFDQTRTIVSRLSGEIHVRDGKSIPKPPNLTRDCIDIDALATLLYSGTIFPPQTIYSNYASVGLGGTLKKTDLGFEYTSVRDLFSATGERMANEDNEGDCITALAKSIASQNLDFDNTTLLLSEGKDSTGIALALAEIGVHVDCITFANSDTNISFIESLAQTLGHRLTVVRYKNFAIQKNTINRVRRVFEPTVDQAFLSYLVLPMEQLHGRVIIDGMGNDIYMGHLPTAQQRKANTVCGTLKHVVPEKFQDRIRDLFCTDYSSSGLPFRSFTECQGFFNGFCQSLVEKSTGGKPVKLQDLDANWQAFGYERARALSRGRFLDNYSYSGKSIALAEMLDGRAYFPWSAPELAKRFLAIPDGERFNWPKTNKLLLRSAITNRIKYAQPKIGFRAPIKEILSVNRELVEKVIRESVTLGPGLQSFLLSLKPDSPRLACGFLYCLWEHASR, via the coding sequence ATGCAAATAGACCAAGACTGTTTTGATCAGACGCGTACGATTGTCTCCCGACTGTCTGGCGAAATTCATGTTCGCGATGGGAAATCCATTCCCAAGCCTCCGAACTTGACTCGAGACTGCATTGACATCGATGCACTTGCAACGCTTTTATACTCAGGCACTATTTTTCCACCACAAACAATCTATTCGAATTACGCATCGGTCGGCTTAGGTGGCACGCTCAAAAAAACAGATTTGGGGTTTGAGTACACATCTGTCAGGGACCTATTTTCGGCCACTGGGGAGAGAATGGCTAACGAGGACAATGAGGGTGATTGCATCACAGCATTGGCTAAAAGCATTGCTTCCCAGAACTTGGATTTTGACAACACGACTCTCCTTCTTAGCGAAGGAAAGGACTCGACAGGAATTGCTTTAGCTCTTGCTGAGATAGGCGTACATGTCGATTGTATTACGTTCGCAAACTCCGACACCAACATTAGTTTCATAGAGTCTTTAGCCCAAACTTTAGGGCACCGATTAACGGTGGTTAGATACAAGAATTTCGCCATTCAGAAAAACACAATCAATCGAGTTCGGCGAGTTTTTGAGCCTACGGTCGATCAAGCCTTCTTGTCATATCTAGTCCTACCGATGGAACAACTACATGGTAGGGTCATCATAGATGGTATGGGCAATGACATTTACATGGGCCATTTGCCAACTGCTCAACAGCGAAAGGCAAATACAGTGTGCGGTACGCTTAAACACGTAGTACCAGAAAAGTTTCAAGATCGCATACGTGACCTGTTTTGTACCGACTACTCATCGTCGGGACTGCCATTCCGAAGCTTCACTGAATGCCAGGGATTCTTCAATGGTTTTTGTCAGTCGTTGGTCGAAAAGAGCACAGGCGGTAAGCCCGTGAAACTACAAGACCTAGACGCAAATTGGCAAGCTTTTGGTTACGAGCGAGCTCGGGCATTATCGCGAGGGAGGTTTCTAGACAATTACAGTTACAGTGGAAAGTCCATAGCGCTTGCGGAAATGCTTGACGGTCGGGCATATTTCCCTTGGAGCGCTCCTGAGTTGGCGAAGCGTTTCTTGGCAATTCCGGACGGAGAACGTTTCAACTGGCCAAAGACGAATAAGTTATTGTTGCGCAGTGCAATCACTAATCGAATAAAATATGCTCAGCCTAAAATTGGTTTCAGGGCTCCTATAAAAGAAATTCTGAGTGTAAATCGCGAGCTTGTAGAAAAAGTAATTCGCGAGTCCGTGACACTGGGGCCCGGCTTACAGTCTTTCCTCCTGTCGCTTAAACCAGATAGTCCACGTCTCGCCTGCGGTTTTCTATATTGTTTGTGGGAGCATGCCAGCCGATAG
- a CDS encoding glycosyltransferase family 4 protein — MKIIYKHRTRGQDVEQVHIEGISNAFRAQGFDVDYCSPPSVSTHKPASSNSKSFWNFVADKSPTVLYELLSIAYNCVAARQLLRMLRLSNYQFVYERYAFFDASTYYVSKIRKLNLVLEVNGAVNRKDPTHARKLTLKWVAGYFERKLFHVAKLIVVVSSSLKNSLIEIGIPAKKILVLPNAVALADFRVQLAGDEVRARYKLENKTVIGFVGSFTFWHRVGFLVESIAPLLRTDPNLHLLLVGSGEERQSVETLVTECGVQDSVTFTGKLAHTQIPGTIAAMDIGVMPHSNDFGSPMKIFEYMAMKKPVVAANFQPIAEVIEHGKNGLLFPPGSCDALLGCLNQLIDDADLRRTMGEYGRRCVESNHTWDANCKRILDAIEQR, encoded by the coding sequence TTGAAGATAATTTATAAGCATCGGACTCGGGGGCAGGATGTTGAGCAGGTACATATTGAAGGAATTTCAAATGCGTTTCGTGCTCAAGGTTTCGACGTAGACTACTGCTCCCCGCCTTCAGTAAGCACCCATAAACCAGCTTCCAGTAACTCCAAAAGTTTTTGGAACTTCGTTGCAGACAAATCGCCAACAGTTCTCTACGAATTGCTCTCTATCGCGTACAACTGCGTGGCCGCAAGACAACTGTTGAGAATGCTTCGACTTAGTAACTACCAATTTGTTTATGAACGATACGCGTTCTTTGACGCCTCAACATATTATGTCTCAAAGATCAGGAAACTCAATTTAGTCCTTGAAGTAAATGGAGCTGTAAATCGCAAAGACCCTACTCATGCTCGCAAGCTAACTCTTAAATGGGTTGCTGGCTATTTCGAACGTAAACTGTTTCATGTTGCCAAGCTGATCGTTGTTGTATCCAGCTCGTTAAAAAACAGTCTCATCGAAATTGGTATTCCAGCGAAAAAGATCCTCGTCCTTCCCAACGCGGTTGCCTTGGCAGACTTTCGCGTTCAATTGGCCGGGGATGAAGTTCGGGCAAGATACAAACTCGAAAACAAAACAGTTATTGGATTCGTAGGCAGCTTTACGTTCTGGCACCGGGTTGGCTTTTTAGTTGAATCCATAGCCCCCTTACTTCGAACTGACCCGAATCTTCATTTATTACTCGTGGGTTCTGGGGAAGAGAGGCAGTCCGTCGAAACACTTGTTACAGAATGTGGCGTACAGGATAGTGTAACTTTTACTGGTAAACTCGCGCACACTCAAATCCCTGGTACGATCGCAGCGATGGACATTGGTGTAATGCCTCATTCCAATGACTTCGGTTCACCCATGAAAATCTTTGAATACATGGCGATGAAAAAGCCCGTTGTCGCGGCGAATTTTCAGCCAATAGCTGAAGTGATAGAACACGGGAAAAATGGTCTGCTGTTTCCTCCGGGCAGTTGCGACGCATTGTTAGGATGCTTAAACCAGCTCATAGACGATGCCGACTTACGAAGAACGATGGGCGAATATGGGCGCCGCTGTGTCGAATCAAATCACACTTGGGATGCAAATTGCAAGCGAATATTAGATGCAATTGAACAGCGATAG
- a CDS encoding CapA family protein, with translation MKTRNVKMFATGDIMLGDMPACYGFGVASKILENGHDFPWQLVKQKLDDADILIGNLEAVLSEAGRNPLWLPSLYMRGSSNCIPVLNEVGFDVLSLANNHMMQHGAIAYMETVAGLTQCGIQCIGDSTTTALKCIECKGIRFGFLAFSMRPEEYKPGKQLYVLASAEEIVSEVSKYAQTVDHLVVSLHWGDEFVSTPSIQQIELAHKLIDHGASLVAGHHPHVAQGIEPYGNGLIAFSLGNFIFDMPFQRTKESMVLEVVFDKESIVSHSVLPIQINDQHQPEFVDGETAERISRDIRQYSTQSCETHQQYQLQVQSAFEAYRRSVKKNYARSIFQFNPFYLAQLLALIVLRRITNIHI, from the coding sequence ATGAAAACTAGAAATGTCAAAATGTTCGCGACTGGCGATATCATGCTAGGTGACATGCCAGCTTGTTACGGTTTCGGTGTTGCATCCAAAATTCTGGAAAACGGACACGACTTCCCTTGGCAATTGGTGAAGCAAAAGCTTGATGATGCAGACATATTGATTGGGAACCTCGAAGCAGTTTTGTCCGAAGCAGGACGCAACCCACTTTGGTTGCCAAGTCTTTACATGCGAGGCTCTAGTAATTGCATCCCGGTTTTGAACGAAGTTGGATTCGACGTTCTTTCCCTTGCTAATAACCATATGATGCAACACGGTGCAATTGCGTATATGGAAACAGTAGCTGGATTAACACAGTGCGGGATCCAATGTATTGGTGACAGCACAACTACAGCGTTAAAGTGCATTGAATGCAAAGGAATTCGCTTCGGTTTTTTGGCATTTTCGATGCGTCCCGAGGAGTACAAACCGGGAAAACAGCTCTATGTGCTAGCGTCCGCTGAAGAAATTGTCAGTGAGGTAAGTAAATATGCCCAAACCGTGGATCACTTGGTTGTCTCGCTGCATTGGGGCGATGAGTTCGTCAGTACACCCTCAATTCAACAAATTGAACTCGCACACAAACTCATCGACCACGGAGCCTCTTTAGTTGCCGGTCATCACCCGCATGTTGCTCAGGGCATCGAGCCATATGGAAACGGCTTGATCGCATTCAGTTTAGGCAATTTCATTTTTGATATGCCGTTTCAAAGAACCAAAGAATCAATGGTGCTTGAAGTCGTTTTTGATAAAGAATCCATTGTGTCTCACAGTGTTCTTCCAATTCAGATCAACGACCAACACCAACCCGAATTTGTGGATGGAGAAACTGCTGAGCGCATATCGAGAGACATACGGCAGTATAGCACCCAATCTTGTGAGACTCACCAACAATACCAACTCCAAGTTCAGTCGGCGTTCGAGGCCTATCGTCGTAGTGTGAAGAAGAATTACGCTCGATCTATATTTCAATTCAATCCGTTCTATCTCGCGCAACTTCTTGCGTTGATTGTACTTAGACGGATAACGAACATTCATATTTAG
- a CDS encoding glycosyltransferase family 2 protein: protein MIIEWVFWTVLLLLLHSYAVYPMLAVLVGAGRGERSLQHLPGISLLVPAHNEASVIEAKIRNFHQIDYPPELIELVIADDGSDDQTRSIVQPLTSSRVRLLESGQRGGKAAAMNRLATAAQHSYLLFSDANVIFDPNAVRRLIDPMGNGKVGAVTGEVRLLGSDLEFSPGEELYYRLERRIQGAESRMGSVMGVDGGMYLVRQELFTPLPTDTILDDFLVSIRVMRAGRRVVYESAAKATESGTPTARQEFARRTRIAAGAVQLLKRRQVPRWTQPILWLQFISHKLLRWTSPLLLLILAVSNVCLILRGLHYQLLLALQILGLAAMLATCWFPRLRNSLLGGVVFYFAMSQAAIAVGLLRGLLNRQAPQWEKPTRVHPATHRDSHS from the coding sequence ATGATCATCGAATGGGTCTTTTGGACGGTACTTCTACTCCTCCTGCATTCCTATGCCGTTTACCCGATGCTGGCGGTCCTAGTCGGTGCAGGGCGCGGAGAGAGGAGCCTGCAACACTTACCAGGCATTAGTCTGCTTGTGCCCGCACACAACGAGGCCTCAGTGATCGAGGCCAAAATCCGCAATTTTCACCAAATCGATTACCCGCCAGAATTGATCGAGTTGGTCATTGCCGACGACGGTAGCGATGATCAGACCCGATCGATCGTGCAACCGCTGACCTCCTCCCGTGTGCGGTTATTGGAAAGCGGCCAGAGAGGAGGAAAAGCGGCCGCCATGAATCGCCTTGCCACTGCCGCCCAGCATTCCTACCTCCTATTCTCGGACGCCAACGTCATTTTCGATCCCAATGCGGTGCGAAGATTGATCGACCCTATGGGGAACGGAAAAGTTGGCGCAGTCACCGGCGAAGTACGATTGCTCGGAAGCGACCTAGAATTTAGCCCTGGTGAGGAACTCTACTACCGATTAGAGCGACGGATCCAAGGCGCCGAATCGCGGATGGGGAGCGTCATGGGAGTCGACGGTGGCATGTATTTGGTGAGGCAAGAATTGTTCACCCCCTTGCCAACGGATACCATCCTGGATGATTTCTTAGTCTCCATCCGAGTCATGCGAGCCGGGCGACGCGTGGTCTATGAGAGTGCCGCGAAAGCGACCGAAAGTGGCACTCCCACCGCTCGCCAAGAATTCGCGCGCCGTACACGCATTGCCGCCGGCGCCGTGCAACTGCTTAAACGCCGCCAAGTGCCACGTTGGACTCAGCCGATTCTATGGTTGCAATTTATCTCCCACAAACTGCTGCGTTGGACCAGTCCCCTCCTGCTGCTCATACTTGCCGTTTCCAACGTCTGCTTGATTCTTCGAGGTTTACACTATCAACTGTTGCTCGCGCTGCAAATCCTGGGATTGGCCGCCATGCTGGCGACTTGCTGGTTTCCTCGATTAAGAAATTCGCTGCTGGGTGGGGTAGTGTTCTATTTCGCCATGAGCCAGGCGGCAATAGCCGTCGGGCTGTTGCGGGGCCTACTGAATCGACAGGCTCCGCAATGGGAGAAGCCGACTCGGGTGCATCCCGCCACGCACCGAGACAGCCACAGCTAG
- a CDS encoding glycosyltransferase family 2 protein encodes MARRRQSGKYVASVSLVVSVFNEAEVIREKIENALALDYPPQLLEILVISDASDDATDEIVSQYQSPNVRLCRQEQRLGKSAGLSEFCPTAQGDILVFTDANSMFRPDALSKLVRHFDNPSIGYTVGKQLYSDANQGASADSENVYWNIELKIKEWESRLSSVVGADGAIYALRKELFQPLAPEDINDFVLPLKVITQGLRGIFDPEAVCFEEAAPSFQGEFRRKYRIVNRSLRAVTKVPQTLNPFRVGWFAFQLWGHKVLRWLGPVFMILMLVSAILLCWHERATHQGMLYTILLGLQLAGYALAALYLLPFCRGMRLVYIAYYFLLVNVAAAVGIGLLLSGKTIGVWKPQR; translated from the coding sequence ATGGCACGACGCCGACAGTCGGGCAAGTACGTCGCCAGCGTCAGCTTGGTTGTCAGCGTGTTCAACGAAGCCGAGGTGATTCGTGAAAAAATCGAAAACGCGCTGGCTCTTGATTACCCTCCCCAACTTCTTGAAATACTGGTTATTTCCGACGCGTCGGATGACGCAACCGATGAAATCGTCTCCCAATACCAAAGCCCAAACGTACGGCTGTGCCGGCAAGAGCAACGTTTAGGAAAATCTGCTGGACTGTCCGAATTTTGTCCTACAGCCCAGGGAGACATTCTGGTCTTCACCGATGCAAATTCAATGTTCCGCCCCGATGCTCTGAGCAAGCTGGTACGGCATTTTGACAACCCAAGCATTGGATACACCGTCGGAAAACAACTTTACAGCGATGCCAACCAAGGTGCCTCCGCCGACTCGGAGAACGTCTATTGGAATATCGAGTTGAAAATCAAGGAATGGGAAAGTCGACTCAGTTCGGTCGTCGGTGCCGATGGAGCCATCTATGCACTCCGAAAAGAGCTGTTCCAACCACTAGCCCCCGAAGACATTAACGACTTTGTCCTCCCCCTGAAAGTCATCACTCAAGGCCTCCGCGGAATCTTCGACCCGGAAGCGGTTTGCTTCGAAGAGGCGGCCCCCAGCTTCCAGGGAGAATTCCGGCGAAAATACCGGATCGTCAATCGCAGCCTCCGGGCCGTGACCAAAGTTCCTCAGACACTCAACCCGTTCCGCGTCGGTTGGTTCGCCTTCCAACTCTGGGGACATAAAGTCCTGCGCTGGCTGGGGCCAGTATTCATGATCCTCATGCTCGTTAGCGCCATTCTGTTGTGCTGGCACGAACGAGCGACGCACCAGGGCATGCTCTACACGATTCTGCTCGGTCTCCAGTTGGCGGGTTACGCACTCGCCGCCCTCTACCTGCTGCCCTTTTGCCGGGGAATGCGTCTCGTCTACATCGCCTACTATTTCCTGCTGGTCAACGTAGCCGCAGCCGTGGGAATCGGACTGCTGCTGTCCGGAAAAACCATCGGAGTCTGGAAGCCTCAACGATGA
- a CDS encoding glycosyltransferase family 4 protein, with protein MKILYHHRTRGDGAEGVHINEMIGAFQELGHEVSIAAPRGATKASGLAASQPNQPPSKMKLFLKQTAEIFYNIVDYARVRAAIKRTQPDFIYERYSSYNFAGVLAAKHLNTPIIVEVNITYAGRFGSPFPVFYRRILKLAESYVLRHADGIVVVSQALQECVQNVREDIATTIVTPNAINLAQILKIDHRGLRMKRRAQLDVDDKIVIGFVGSLRQWHGIDFFADAMASLVEQIPNVYFLIVGSGEYETTLKQTIKDSKLEEYVNLVGPVPHDQVFSYIAAMDIGVMPDSNEFGSPMKILEYMAMECVAVGPDLGPIRELIRDEETGRIFKQRDTDEFTSRLVKLSQNAEARSVIGRRGRDYVLEQRIWTRNAEDVLTLIERRSQSRRGIQLCETGVG; from the coding sequence ATGAAAATCTTATACCACCACCGAACTCGTGGAGATGGGGCCGAGGGCGTGCACATCAATGAAATGATCGGTGCATTCCAAGAACTTGGTCACGAGGTGTCGATCGCGGCGCCGCGTGGGGCGACGAAGGCATCGGGTTTGGCGGCTTCGCAGCCCAATCAGCCCCCGAGCAAAATGAAACTATTTCTCAAGCAGACAGCAGAGATTTTTTACAACATCGTAGACTATGCACGTGTTCGTGCGGCCATCAAACGCACTCAACCCGATTTCATTTACGAGCGTTATTCTTCCTACAACTTCGCCGGCGTCCTAGCCGCGAAACATTTGAACACTCCGATTATCGTTGAAGTTAACATCACGTACGCGGGAAGATTCGGGAGTCCATTCCCGGTTTTCTATCGACGAATACTCAAGCTTGCCGAGTCGTACGTATTACGTCATGCCGACGGCATCGTGGTGGTTTCCCAAGCCCTCCAAGAATGTGTGCAGAATGTCCGCGAAGATATCGCTACGACCATCGTTACTCCCAATGCAATCAATTTAGCTCAGATTCTAAAAATTGATCATCGGGGCCTTCGCATGAAACGGCGAGCACAGCTTGACGTCGATGACAAAATCGTCATTGGCTTTGTGGGTTCACTACGACAATGGCACGGGATCGACTTCTTTGCCGATGCCATGGCATCGCTTGTAGAACAAATCCCCAACGTCTATTTTTTAATTGTGGGCTCGGGCGAATATGAGACCACACTCAAGCAGACGATCAAAGATTCCAAGCTGGAGGAATACGTGAATCTCGTTGGGCCCGTTCCACATGATCAGGTCTTCTCTTACATCGCTGCCATGGACATTGGCGTAATGCCCGATTCCAACGAATTTGGCTCACCGATGAAAATCCTAGAATACATGGCCATGGAATGCGTTGCCGTGGGCCCAGATCTTGGCCCTATTCGCGAACTTATCCGCGACGAGGAAACTGGACGAATTTTCAAGCAGCGAGATACTGATGAATTTACTTCGAGGCTCGTGAAACTTAGCCAAAATGCGGAAGCCCGAAGCGTTATCGGCAGGCGCGGACGCGATTACGTGCTCGAACAAAGAATCTGGACCCGCAATGCGGAAGACGTCCTTACACTAATTGAAAGACGCTCACAGTCGCGAAGGGGAATTCAATTATGCGAGACCGGTGTAGGATGA